AGCACCACCATCCCCAGGAATTTTGCTGGCCAGGTTGGCGAAACACAGCGCAATCATGAGCACCGAGATGCCTGCCAGCATCATCAATCCGGCGCTTAAGTCACCGACTTTGGCGTACACCCGGCTGGGCATCAAAAAGATCCCTGAGCCGACAATTCCGTCAACACCCAGTAAAAAGACGCTCAAAAAACTCAGTGGTTTGATCTTTGAACGTGCCATGTGACAGCCTCCCCTTCTAAGCAGATTCCTTAGCAGCTGCCGGTTTTCTGCGCGATCCGAGGTAACGAACCAAAACGATCACTAATGCCACCGCGGAAATGACGGTTGCTGTCCAAAAGACGTTGGCAAATGCATGAATAAATGGTAAGCCGACACTGGCCGTGACTCGTTTAACCCCTGGCAGCTGGAAGAACAGCAAAGATGACCCAAAGCTAATCCCAATTGTCATCCCCAAGGTTCGGGCAAACGAATTCAATGATCCGGCAATCCCGGAGAGTGATTTGTCAACCAATCCCATCGTTAAAGCGTTGTTGGGCGACAGGAAGATAGCCATGCCAATCCCGTTTAAGATGATCGGTGGGATAATTTTCCACATATCCAAGTTATTCGGGAAGAATGCGTAACCGACTTGAGAAATCATCAAAATCAACAACCCGACAACGGTCATTAACTCCCGGTTGATCCGGTCGGCAAGATAGCCGGCAAATGGCGTCGTGCAAAGCATCGTCACCGACTGCAACATGATAATCAGCCCGCTGTAAAAGGCACTCATGCCGTTATAACTTTGAAAATAAAATGGCAGTAAAATGTTTGAAACTGAATTAACCAGCATAACCAGCGCCAATGCTGTAATCGACGTCATGAAGCCCCGGTTATGAATGACTTCCGGCGCAATCCACGGCAGGTTGGCCTTATCATCTTGAATAAACGCATACAGTGCAATAACCCCGCCAACGGCGAAGAAGATAATCCCCGTCAATAGTTTGGAACGGCCGGCTTGAAAGAATGAACCGCTCAAGAAGAAGATAATGATTCCAAGGGTAAATAAATTCTGCCCGGTCCAGTTGGCGCCCTGAGTGACCCGGCGAACATGCGCCCAAGATTCTTTGGGAATCGGCAAAAACTTGAAACCAAGCCATAGAATGACAATCCCCAAAGGAACGTTAATCCAATAGATCCACCGCCAGCTGGAAGCTGAAATAATCAGGCCGCCAATCCCGGGCCCGGAAATTGAGCCAACCGAAATGAACATCGAAATGACGGCTAAAGCTTCTGCCCGCCGTTTATCAGGAAAATACTGAGTGACAATCCCCATTGAGTTGGCCATAATCATCGCCGATCCAATCGCTTGAATCACCCGGCCAAATAAAATAATCGGAAAGTTCGGCGCAAAGCCGGTAATCGCCGACCCGATCAAGAAGCCAATCCCCCCAGCTAAAAAGACCACATTTTTTGATAAGATGTCGCCGATGTGGCCAAACATCACCAACAGAATGGCTGTCGTAATCAAACCGATTTGAACGATCCACGTCGCCATACTACTGGAAATGTCCATGTCAATCGCAATTTTAGGGATCGCCAGGTTCGTACTGGAGCCGGACAAGGCCGTTAGAAATGAGAACATCCCCAACACCGCAATAATTGAATAATTCTTTCCCCTGCTTGTCGTGTTATCAGCCATAATACCCCTCCTCTAGCTTTCAGTATCATTTATAACACTATGCAGGAAAAATTTTGGCTCTGACGACTTTTTTTGTTGAGGATCGGAGAGTTCAAAACAATTGCATTCAACGTGTCACTGGGGTCATTAAAAACACCCATTATCACTTTCACCTCAATGAATCAGTTATACTGATACTAACAGCAGTCATTCGGAGGTGAACCCATGCTCACAACGATTATGACCAGCATCCTCTCATTTATTGGGACCAACATCGACGATACCTTTGTCCTGGCAGTCTGGTTTTCACAAGTTGATGCTTCTTTGAGGCGCCGAGATATCGTTATCGGCCAATTCATTGGATTTGAAATTTTAGTGCTGGTCAGCGTGTTGGCGGCATATGGGCTCAGTTTTCTGCCAACAGAACAAGTCGGCTGGCTCGGAGTGGTCCCAATTGTTTTAGGGATCCGCAAATGGCTTCAGTATCGACATCAATTGATCGAAACTCATGAGACAGCTCACGTTAAAACCAAGCTCAACCAAGAGCTGAAAGTTGAACGGCACAAATCTGGGTTGCGAAAACTATTCAAGCCAGAGATTTTAGCCGTTTCATTAATAACAATCTCCAACGGTGCCGGGAACCTAACCGTCTATATTCCCCTCTTCACGGAATATACCGTGGCCGAGTTGGGAATCACCGTTTTGGTCTTCTCGCTGATGACAGGCCTTTGGTGTTATATCGGCTATCAAATCGCTAACCTGCCGATCATCAAGGATAAATTGGAGCACTCAAAGCAAATCCTGATCCCGATAATTTTCATCGCGATTGGGGTTTATGTGCTCATAGAAAGTGGGGTCCTTGGGTAAAACAGGTGCTAATTGACTAATTAAAAATGGGCCTTCATCCGAATTTCAAAATTCAGGTGAAGGCCCATTTCTTATAAAATTTAATGATTTAGCTGATATCAATCATCTGCGGGTACCATCAAACTTCGGTCCCAACTTTCGGTTCAGCTTGATAATTCAAAATCACGTCCATAAACTGCTCACCGTATTTCTCCAGCTTGCTCTCGCCAACACCCTTAACATCCAGCATCTGTGAGTCAGTCGTCGGCATCACGGCACTCATTTCATGAAGCGTCTTATCAGAGAAGATGACAAATGGTGGTACTCCCTGCTTCTCAGCCAATTCACGGCGGAGTTGTCTCAAGGCTTCAAATAAATCGTCATTTTCAGCGACACTCTTAGTGGCCTTAACCGAGATTTTTCGAGTGACCTTCGTCTCACCTTGGAGCACGGCGGCACCTTTGGCAGTCACCTTTAACACGGGGAATTGGCCACCGGAAGCCACCAGGTAACCCCCGGCGGTCAGGTAGTCGATTAATGAAACCACATTTTTCTGCGAATCACCCTTCATAATGCCGTACGTGGAGAGCTGATTGAAATGAAAAGCTTTCACCTTTTGCACTTTGGAGCCGGTCAGTACTTGAGCCACTAGGCTTTTACCGAACCGTTCCTTCATCCGAAGAACACACGATAAAACCTTCTGGGTGTCCACGGTAATATCCTGGGATTCGCGGGTATCAAGACAGTTGCTGCAGCGGCCGCAGGGTTGGCCGTCCTTCTCACCAAAATAGTTCAAAATAAACTGCTGCAGGCATTGCTGAGTATTGGCATACTGCGTCATAATCTGAAGTTTTTTGTAGGCTTGATGCTTACTTTGCTCGTCACGTTCAGATTGATCAATAAAGAAATGCTGAGTCTGAACGTCTTTTAATTTGAACAGCAAAATCGCTTCACTGGGCAATCCGTCTCGACCAGCCCGACCAGCTTCCTGGTAATATTCTTCCAAACTACCAGGAACCGAATCATGAATTACGAACCGAACGTTGCTCTTGTCAATCCCCATTCCAAAGGCGTTGGTAGCGACCATCACCAAGGCGCGATCATAAAGAAAATCGTCCTGATTTTTTCGGCGTTGCTCCTTGGTCATGCCGCCGTGATACATAGTCACCGAGAATTTGTGCTTGGACAAAAGCTTCGTGACCCGCTCAACTTCTTTTCTGGTGCTGGCATAGATGATGCCGGATTCAGCGGCGTTTAATTTCAAATAATCCAGCATATATTTGTCGCTGTCTTGGTTCTGAATCACTTTAAAAGCCAAGTTGTCTCGGGCAAAACCCGTCTTGACTTCTTCTTTAATGTGCAGACGCTGCTTAATGTCGTCGGCAACTTGCGGTGTTGCCGTCGCCGTCAGCGCAACGATCGTCGGCTTGGTTGGCAAGTCA
Above is a genomic segment from Lentilactobacillus buchneri containing:
- a CDS encoding MFS transporter codes for the protein MADNTTSRGKNYSIIAVLGMFSFLTALSGSSTNLAIPKIAIDMDISSSMATWIVQIGLITTAILLVMFGHIGDILSKNVVFLAGGIGFLIGSAITGFAPNFPIILFGRVIQAIGSAMIMANSMGIVTQYFPDKRRAEALAVISMFISVGSISGPGIGGLIISASSWRWIYWINVPLGIVILWLGFKFLPIPKESWAHVRRVTQGANWTGQNLFTLGIIIFFLSGSFFQAGRSKLLTGIIFFAVGGVIALYAFIQDDKANLPWIAPEVIHNRGFMTSITALALVMLVNSVSNILLPFYFQSYNGMSAFYSGLIIMLQSVTMLCTTPFAGYLADRINRELMTVVGLLILMISQVGYAFFPNNLDMWKIIPPIILNGIGMAIFLSPNNALTMGLVDKSLSGIAGSLNSFARTLGMTIGISFGSSLLFFQLPGVKRVTASVGLPFIHAFANVFWTATVISAVALVIVLVRYLGSRRKPAAAKESA
- the recQ gene encoding DNA helicase RecQ — translated: MTPEKLLKTKFGYDSFRPGQQTVINDILAHQNVLTIMPTGGGKSLCYQIPAMLEDGLTLVVSPLIALMKDQVDALNETGIPATFINSSLDFDEIDERFQQARDGEVKLLYVSPERLDSGAFNRLANLPIDLVAVDEAHCISQWGHDFRPSYLALTERLHDLPTKPTIVALTATATPQVADDIKQRLHIKEEVKTGFARDNLAFKVIQNQDSDKYMLDYLKLNAAESGIIYASTRKEVERVTKLLSKHKFSVTMYHGGMTKEQRRKNQDDFLYDRALVMVATNAFGMGIDKSNVRFVIHDSVPGSLEEYYQEAGRAGRDGLPSEAILLFKLKDVQTQHFFIDQSERDEQSKHQAYKKLQIMTQYANTQQCLQQFILNYFGEKDGQPCGRCSNCLDTRESQDITVDTQKVLSCVLRMKERFGKSLVAQVLTGSKVQKVKAFHFNQLSTYGIMKGDSQKNVVSLIDYLTAGGYLVASGGQFPVLKVTAKGAAVLQGETKVTRKISVKATKSVAENDDLFEALRQLRRELAEKQGVPPFVIFSDKTLHEMSAVMPTTDSQMLDVKGVGESKLEKYGEQFMDVILNYQAEPKVGTEV
- a CDS encoding cadmium resistance transporter, whose translation is MLTTIMTSILSFIGTNIDDTFVLAVWFSQVDASLRRRDIVIGQFIGFEILVLVSVLAAYGLSFLPTEQVGWLGVVPIVLGIRKWLQYRHQLIETHETAHVKTKLNQELKVERHKSGLRKLFKPEILAVSLITISNGAGNLTVYIPLFTEYTVAELGITVLVFSLMTGLWCYIGYQIANLPIIKDKLEHSKQILIPIIFIAIGVYVLIESGVLG